One region of Quercus lobata isolate SW786 chromosome 2, ValleyOak3.0 Primary Assembly, whole genome shotgun sequence genomic DNA includes:
- the LOC115963462 gene encoding cx9C motif-containing protein 4-like gives MAQATKEPCKKEACDIQACLTKNNFLPQKCLKVIELLQSCCEKCEYKSTHCASVSGLLKQKPK, from the exons atggcaCAGGCAACCAAAGAGCCTTGCAAGAAAGAAGCTTGCGACATCCAAGCTTGTCTCACCAAGAACAACTTCCTCCCTCAAAA GTGCCTTAAAGTCATTGAATTGCTGCAGTCCTGTTGCGAGAAATGTGAATACAAATCAACACATTGTGCTTCTGTCTCTGGACTTTTGAAGCAGAAGCCCAAGTAA